A DNA window from Carassius gibelio isolate Cgi1373 ecotype wild population from Czech Republic chromosome A8, carGib1.2-hapl.c, whole genome shotgun sequence contains the following coding sequences:
- the LOC128018260 gene encoding tumor protein p73-like has translation MEQGLGNRAASSSPYNSETASNVPTPSPYSQPNSTFEAMSPAPAIPSNTDYPGPHNFEVTFQQSSTAKSATWTYSPLLKKLYCQIAKTCPIQIKLASSPPNGGVIRAMPIYKKAEHVTEVVKRCPNHELGRDFNESQTAPASHLIRVEGSNLCQYVDDPVTGRQSVLVPYEDPQVGTEFTTILYNFMCNSSCVGGMNRRPILIIITLETRDGQVLGRRSFEGRICACPGRDRKADEEHFREQQALNESVAKNGNVNKRNFKQTPANITGPCINIKKRRHGEEETYYLPVRGRENFDILMKIKDSLELVEFVPQQLVDSYRQQQQQQLLQRQSYVASPSPYGTHNNMNKIHGPISKLPSVNQLVTQQTHQSAGPSASMSHMGTNMLGGHHMQSNGDVNGAHASQSIVSTSHCTPPPPYNPDPSLVSFLTSLGCQNCIDYFTSQGLQSVYHLQTLSMEDLGALKIPEQFRLAIWRGLQDMKQGQDYGQQLIRSSNNMTSMALGVGGELQRQRVMEAVHFRVRHTITIPNRSAPTGAEEWADFGFDMPDCRIHKHSIKEEFAESDLH, from the exons ATGGAACAAGGTTTGGGGAACAGAGCGGCGTCTAGCAGTCCCTACAACTCAGAGACCGCCTCCAACGTGCCAACGCCGTCACCCTACTCCCAGCCCAACTCGACCTTCGAGGCCATGTCTCCAGCCCCGGCCATCCCCTCCAATACTGACTACCCCGGGCCGCACAACTTCGAGGTCACCTTCCAGCAGTCGAGCACGGCCAAGTCAGCCACCTGGACG taCTCTCCATTGCTTAAGAAGCTGTATTGTCAGATCGCCAAGACCTGTCCGATTCAGATCAAGCTGGCTTCCTCGCCCCCAAACGGCGGCGTGATACGAGCCATGCCCATCTACAAGAAGGCCGAACACGTCACAGAGGTGGTCAAACGCTGTCCCAACCATGAACTCGGACGGGACTTCAATGAAA GTCAGACGGCTCCTGCCAGTCACTTGATTCGGGTGGAGGGCAGTAATCTGTGTCAGTATGTGGATGATCCTGTGACGGGCCGACAGAGCGTTCTCGTTCCCTATGAGGATCCGCAG GTGGGCACCGAGTTCACAACGATTCTGTATAATTTCATGTGCAACAGCAGTTGTGTCGGTGGAATGAACCGCAGAcccatcctcatcatcatcacgcTGGAGACACGAGA TGGCCAGGTTCTCGGCAGGCGTTCGTTTGAAGGCCGGATTTGTGCCTGTCCAGGTCGGGACCGCAAGGCAGACGAGGAACATTTCAGGGAGCAACAGGCTCTAAACGAGAGCGTGGCCAAAAATGGAAATGTCAATAAACGAA ATTTCAAACAGACGCCGGCCAATATTACAGGCCCTTGCATCAACATCAAGAAGAGGCGACATGGAGAAGAGGAGACGTATTATTTACCA GTGCGAGGCCGGGAAAACTTTGACATCCTGATGAAGATAAAGGACAGTCTGGAACTTGTGGAGTTTGTACCACAACAGTTAGTGGATTCAtacagacaacaacaacaacagcagctccTACAGAGACA GAGTTATGTTGCCTCTCCGTCTCCATATGGCACACACAATAACATGAATAAGATCCACGGGCCCATCAGCAAGCTTCCCTCAGTGAATCAGCTCGTGACACAACAGACTCACCAGAGCGCAGGACCCTCTGCGTCCATGTCCCATATGG GTACGAACATGCTGGGTGGACACCACATGCAGTCGAACGGCGATGTGAATGGAGCTCATGCATCACAGTCTATAGTGTCCACCTCCCACTGTACCCCTCCCCCACCTTACAACCCCGACCCCAGCCTCGTCAG CTTCTTAACCAGCCTGGGCTGCCAAAACTGTATCGACTACTTCACGTCACAGGGACTCCAGAGTGTCTACCACCTTCAGACTCTTTCCATGGAG GATCTTGGGGCGCTGAAGATCCCTGAGCAGTTCCGGCTGGCGATCTGGAGGGGCCTGCAGGACATGAAGCAGGGCCAGGATTACGGCCAGCAGCTCATCCGCTCCAGCAATAACATGACCAGCATGGCCCTCGGCGTCGGAGGAGAGCTGCAGCGGCAGCGCGTCATGGAGGCCGTGCACTTCAGAGTGCGGCACACCATCACCATCCCCAACCGCAGCGCCCCCACAGGAGCAGAGGAGTGGGCCGACTTCGGCTTCGACATGCCTGACTGCAGGATACACAAGCACTCCATTAAAGAGGAGTTCGCAGAGAGCGACCTTCACTGA
- the LOC128018267 gene encoding protein RER1 isoform X2, whose amino-acid sequence MRSRAAARRGAAAESDTAARADRMPEGDSAGESIHGKPSAIGNFFKRLGQIYQSWLDKSTPFSAVRWTVTVILTALYMIRVYILQGWYIVTYALGIYHLNLFIAFLSPKVDPSLLDDPDEGPELPTNQNEEFRPFIRRLPEFKFWHSATKGIIIAMICTFFEAFNVPVFWPILVMYFIMLFCITMKRQIKHMIKYRYLPFTHGKRTYREET is encoded by the exons atgcgcagtagaGCAGCAGCGCGACGCGGAGCGGCAGCCGAGAGTGACACAGCGGCGCGAGCGG ACAGAATGCCAGAAGGAGACAGTGCCGGTGAATCCATCCATGGGAAACCATCAGCGATAGGAAACTTCTTTAAACGGCTCGGCCAG ATTTATCAGTCATGGTTGGACAAGTCAACGCCGTTCTCAGCAGTGCGATGGACGGTCACCGTTATCCTAACGGCCTTATATATGATCCGAGTTTATATACTACAG GGGTGGTACATCGTCACATATGCTCTTGGAATCTACCACCTAAACCTCTTCATTGCTTTCCTCTCACCTAAAGTGGATCCCTCCTTGCTGGATGATCCAG ACGAGGGTCCAGAACTACCCACGAACCAGAATGAAGAGTTCCGGCCGTTCATCAGGAGGCTGCCAGAGTTCAAATTCTG GCACTCAGCGACGAAAGGCATCATCATCGCTATGATTTGCACATTCTTTGAAGCCTTTAACGTGCCAGTGTTCTGGCCCATCCTCGTAATGTATTTCATCATGCTGTTCTGTATCACCATGAAACGGCAGATCAAG CACATGATCAAGTATAGATACCTGCCCTTCACACATGGGAAGAGAACTTACAGAG
- the LOC128018267 gene encoding protein RER1 isoform X1 — MRSRAAARRGAAAESDTAARADRMPEGDSAGESIHGKPSAIGNFFKRLGQIYQSWLDKSTPFSAVRWTVTVILTALYMIRVYILQGWYIVTYALGIYHLNLFIAFLSPKVDPSLLDDPDEGPELPTNQNEEFRPFIRRLPEFKFWHSATKGIIIAMICTFFEAFNVPVFWPILVMYFIMLFCITMKRQIKHMIKYRYLPFTHGKRTYRGKEDTGKTFAS, encoded by the exons atgcgcagtagaGCAGCAGCGCGACGCGGAGCGGCAGCCGAGAGTGACACAGCGGCGCGAGCGG ACAGAATGCCAGAAGGAGACAGTGCCGGTGAATCCATCCATGGGAAACCATCAGCGATAGGAAACTTCTTTAAACGGCTCGGCCAG ATTTATCAGTCATGGTTGGACAAGTCAACGCCGTTCTCAGCAGTGCGATGGACGGTCACCGTTATCCTAACGGCCTTATATATGATCCGAGTTTATATACTACAG GGGTGGTACATCGTCACATATGCTCTTGGAATCTACCACCTAAACCTCTTCATTGCTTTCCTCTCACCTAAAGTGGATCCCTCCTTGCTGGATGATCCAG ACGAGGGTCCAGAACTACCCACGAACCAGAATGAAGAGTTCCGGCCGTTCATCAGGAGGCTGCCAGAGTTCAAATTCTG GCACTCAGCGACGAAAGGCATCATCATCGCTATGATTTGCACATTCTTTGAAGCCTTTAACGTGCCAGTGTTCTGGCCCATCCTCGTAATGTATTTCATCATGCTGTTCTGTATCACCATGAAACGGCAGATCAAG CACATGATCAAGTATAGATACCTGCCCTTCACACATGGGAAGAGAACTTACAGAGGCAAGGAAGACACAGGGAAAACCTTTGCTAGTTAA
- the LOC128018267 gene encoding protein RER1 isoform X3: MPEGDSAGESIHGKPSAIGNFFKRLGQIYQSWLDKSTPFSAVRWTVTVILTALYMIRVYILQGWYIVTYALGIYHLNLFIAFLSPKVDPSLLDDPDEGPELPTNQNEEFRPFIRRLPEFKFWHSATKGIIIAMICTFFEAFNVPVFWPILVMYFIMLFCITMKRQIKHMIKYRYLPFTHGKRTYRGKEDTGKTFAS, encoded by the exons ATGCCAGAAGGAGACAGTGCCGGTGAATCCATCCATGGGAAACCATCAGCGATAGGAAACTTCTTTAAACGGCTCGGCCAG ATTTATCAGTCATGGTTGGACAAGTCAACGCCGTTCTCAGCAGTGCGATGGACGGTCACCGTTATCCTAACGGCCTTATATATGATCCGAGTTTATATACTACAG GGGTGGTACATCGTCACATATGCTCTTGGAATCTACCACCTAAACCTCTTCATTGCTTTCCTCTCACCTAAAGTGGATCCCTCCTTGCTGGATGATCCAG ACGAGGGTCCAGAACTACCCACGAACCAGAATGAAGAGTTCCGGCCGTTCATCAGGAGGCTGCCAGAGTTCAAATTCTG GCACTCAGCGACGAAAGGCATCATCATCGCTATGATTTGCACATTCTTTGAAGCCTTTAACGTGCCAGTGTTCTGGCCCATCCTCGTAATGTATTTCATCATGCTGTTCTGTATCACCATGAAACGGCAGATCAAG CACATGATCAAGTATAGATACCTGCCCTTCACACATGGGAAGAGAACTTACAGAGGCAAGGAAGACACAGGGAAAACCTTTGCTAGTTAA